In Bacillus weihaiensis, the genomic stretch GGCAATATTCATTATTCTAGGAGCTTTCACGACAGGTGGTTAGGCTACCGTAGTGCAATGGAATGTCACCAGTTGTTAGATCATTCTTCAGAACTTCCAATTCAAGGAGATACTATTGAGGCAATGTACGAAACCATCAATATATGGCTTCAAACTATGCCACCTGTTACAGCCTTAGTATGTGCAAATGATTCACTTGCTCTTTTTGTTATAAGTAAATTAAAAGAACGAAATGTGAAAGTGCCAGAAGAAATTTCTGTAACTGGCTTTGATAATATAGAAAATTCTTATCTATCAAATCCAACTTTAACAACTATCCATGTTCCGAAAGAACAAATTGGTAAACACGCTGTTAAATTATTAGTCGATCAAGTAAATGGAAATAAAGATTATTTCGAAAAGGTTTTATTAACGTGCGAACTAATCATACGAAATTCAACAGCTAAGGTGTATCAATAAAAGCTCTCTCTTATAGAAGGTGTAGAGAACTGTTATAAACCTAGGTAGTGGGAGTGAGCTTGGAACTTTTGACGACAAAGAGAATAATGACAAGTATATGGAGGAAACTATTATGATAAAAGCAATTTTCTTTGATTTAGATGATACGTTATTATGGGATCAAAAAAGTGTAAAAAGAGCGTTTGAAGAAACGTGTGAAATGGCACATCAAAAATATGGTGTAGCGATTGAAGAATTAGAGGCTGCTGTACGGAAAGAAGCAAGCGATCTTTATGCAACTTATGAGACATATGAATTTACTAAAATGATAGGAATAAATCCATTTGAAGGGTTATGGGGGAACTTCCTTGATGAAGAAGAAAACTTTGTGAAAATGAAACAGATTGTACCTACATATCGAAACGAGGCATGGACTAATGGATTAAAAGCATGTGGAATAGATGATCCGGAGTTTGGTAAATTCTTAGCTATGGAGTTCCCTAAACGAAGAAGAAAGAATCCATACGTCTATGAAGAATCCTTTTCTGTATTGGATGAATTAAAAGAATCCTATCGTTTATTGCTTTTAACGAATGGATCACCTGATCTTCAAAATACCAAATTGGATATCACACCCGAACTTGTACCATACTTTGAACAGATTATCATTTCAGGAGCATTTGGTAGAGGAAAGCCAGATCCAACAATCTTTGAGCATGCATTAGAGAAAATGAATCTTTCTAAGGATGAAGTGATTATGGTTGGAGATAATCTTATGACAGATATACTTGGGGCATCAAGAGTAGGGATAAAATCAGTTTGGATTAACCGTCATCATAAGGAAAGAAATGAAGTTGAACCAACCTATGAAATTTCACACTTAACGGAACTTTTTCCAATTTTAACAGCGCTTAATCATTAATACTTTTGCTAATATGAGCTAATGATTAAAGGGTTTGCCGTTCACTTAGCATTTAGTGATCAAGAGTATCAAAAACGTGCTTAAATGCTTAGGAGCTCTTTGCCCACCTGAATGTCTTAATTAGCTTGAGAATCTGTAACGCTTGGTAAATTCGCTAAAATGATGTATTGATCTATCTAGATAAGTAACACTAGCTTGGTTTATATTTCATAAACTATTACTACATAATGTGATTTGCAGAAGGAGTAGTAGCTATGGTGGTAGGATATTTAAAAGAAATTACAAGATACCCAGTAAAGTCGATGAATGGGCAAAAGGTTCATGAAACGAAAATAATGAATTATGGTCTATACGGTGATCGGAGTCATGCTTATCTGGATTTGACGAGAGAGGACAAATTTCTGACTATCACTCAATTTCCTAAAATGGCACAGTATAGGGCAGCATTTAGATCAGCCGATTGTGAGAGTCGCTTTCCAGTAGTTGAAATTACGACACCTGAAGGGCAACAGTATGAGTGGAACGATCCTTCATTACTTAAAGAGTTAGAACAACGTTGTGAAAGGAATATTCAACCCATTCATTTTGAACCAGCTCATGTTCCCTTTGGAGCAATAGAAGAAGAGCATATATTAATTGTGAATGAAAAATCCGTACAGGCATTAGAGAATTTGTGGGGAGAGAAAATCGATTACGTAAGATTTAGACCTAATTTATTAGTATCCTTAAATGATGAGCCATATTTTGAGGAAACCATGTTTGGGAAAAGGGTGAAAATTGGGCAAGAGGTTGAGTTGGAGATACTGAGACATTGCGAAAGATGTATGATTGTAAATGTGGATCCCGACACAGGTGAGATTTCACATAGTCTTTTAAAGACAGTAGTAAAAGAAAGAAGGAACCATTTTGGGGTGTATGCACGAGTAATAAAAACCGGGTTAATAAAAGCTGGCGATGAAGTCACTTTACTTGATTGATATTTGTCCGCCCCTTTATAGTATACTCCATAGAGGAGAATAGTTTGACATAATACCTATAAGGGTATAGAATACCTTTGATAAACATAGAACGATATAGGGGGACAATATGGTTTATTTTTTCATTCTTGTCTTATTAACCTTAGCCATAATCTTAACAAATCGTTATCGATCACTTAATCGTGTACCTTGCATAGATGTGCTTCATGCTTCGAGTGAAGAGGTGATTGTTGATTTTAGAGATTATAACGATGTTACGAATAAGAAAGTAAGCGAAGCAATCGTTATTCCAATTGCTTATTTAAAAAGATATTATCATGAAATCCCAAGTAAACAAGTGCATGTGGTTGCATCTACAAAGTTAGAAAAAAATATCGGTATTCGCTTTCTACAAAAAAATGGATTTCATGTGAGCGGCTATACGTTATCGGAATGCATGTGTCAAAACAAGGAAAATCTGATATAGCCATTAAGAAAGGAGAGCTTATATGGAATATTCAGACCAAGTCAAAAACAGAGTGAAAAGAATTGAAGGACAACTAAGAGGAATCTTAAGAATGATGGAAGAAACAAAAGATTGTAAAGAAGTGATTACCCAACTTTCAGCGTCTAGAACAGCTATAGACCGCACAATTGGTGTCATTGTTAGCTCGAACCTCATTGAATGTGTCCAAGAGGCCAATGAGAAAGGTGAAAATACGGAGGAATTAGTAAAAGAAGCCGTCAATTTATTAGTGAAAAGTAGGTAAGGAGAGCTAAGCACTAGATAAGGCATTAAGTTACGCAGGGGAATGTGAAAAATAACAAATTAAAGGCTCAGGTGTAGTGTTCAATTATCGCAGTTAAATAGACAATCAAACGATTAAAGAGCTTAAAGAACGCGTGGGATTAACACCTAAGCGTTCTTTTTTATATCTCTCTAAAAAAATAAATGTTTATTCATACCTTATACCATTGTACTAAAGCTTGTTTTGTATAGTATAAGGTACAAGATGAAAATATTTCACTAATTGGTAGTTTATATGCATTGTGATTATGTGAATTTTTTATAACAGTTCTACTTATCTCATTCAAACACTCTGCTTTTAGTTTAACGTAAGGCTATGTTAAGTTGCTTAAAGTTGATTTGTAGTACATGATTGATGGCATGAAAGACATAAGACAACTCCCAAAATTGTCAATGGGAGACCCTACTGGCCCTTCCCGGAATTCTTTAAAGCTTTACCAAATGATAAGGAAAATGGTTTCATCGTATAGAGTACACAATCGCATTTTATATTTTTAAATGGTATAGTAGACACGGAAAATTATTTGTTAATGGGATAGGAAGTTGGATATGAAATCAACAAAACAATATATTAAGCTATGGCAAAAAGCATTGCGTGCAGAAATAATGCATTTAAAAAAATATGGAAGTACAAAATATTCTCTATATAATGGAGAAGTGATTCAACAAAAAGAAACAAACACATATTACTTTGA encodes the following:
- a CDS encoding HAD family hydrolase — its product is MIKAIFFDLDDTLLWDQKSVKRAFEETCEMAHQKYGVAIEELEAAVRKEASDLYATYETYEFTKMIGINPFEGLWGNFLDEEENFVKMKQIVPTYRNEAWTNGLKACGIDDPEFGKFLAMEFPKRRRKNPYVYEESFSVLDELKESYRLLLLTNGSPDLQNTKLDITPELVPYFEQIIISGAFGRGKPDPTIFEHALEKMNLSKDEVIMVGDNLMTDILGASRVGIKSVWINRHHKERNEVEPTYEISHLTELFPILTALNH
- a CDS encoding metal-sensitive transcriptional regulator codes for the protein MEYSDQVKNRVKRIEGQLRGILRMMEETKDCKEVITQLSASRTAIDRTIGVIVSSNLIECVQEANEKGENTEELVKEAVNLLVKSR
- a CDS encoding MOSC domain-containing protein — encoded protein: MVVGYLKEITRYPVKSMNGQKVHETKIMNYGLYGDRSHAYLDLTREDKFLTITQFPKMAQYRAAFRSADCESRFPVVEITTPEGQQYEWNDPSLLKELEQRCERNIQPIHFEPAHVPFGAIEEEHILIVNEKSVQALENLWGEKIDYVRFRPNLLVSLNDEPYFEETMFGKRVKIGQEVELEILRHCERCMIVNVDPDTGEISHSLLKTVVKERRNHFGVYARVIKTGLIKAGDEVTLLD